Below is a genomic region from Catenuloplanes atrovinosus.
AGAACCAGAAGAGGTGCTGCCAGAGCATCGGCCCGCCGGTCTCCGGGTCGAAGACGTGCGCGCCGAGGATGCGGTCCGCGGCCAGCGCGAACAGCGCGGCGGCCAGGAACGGGAAGACCATCACCACGAGCAGGCTGGTGACCAGCATGTTCCACGTGAAGATCGGCATCCGGAACATCGTCATGCCGGGCGCGCGCAGCGTCAGGATCGTGGTGATCAGGTTGACCGCGCCGAGGATGGTGCCGAGGCCGGAGAGCGCGAGGCCGACGACCCACATGTTCGCGCCGACGCCCGGGCTGTGGATGCCGTCGGACAGCGGCGTGTAGGCGAACCAGCCGAAGTCGGCGGCGCCGCCGGGCGTGAAGAAGCCGCCCATGGTGATCGTGCCACCGAACAGGTACAGCCAGTACGCGAACGAGTTGAGCCGCGGGAACGACACGTCCGGAGCACCGATCTGGATCGGGACGATGTAGTTACCGAAGGCGAACACGATCGGCGTCGCGAAGAACAGCAGCATGATCGTGCCGTGCATCGTGAACATCTGGTTGTACTGCTCGGGCGAGAGGATCTGCAGGCCCGGCGCGGCGAGCTCGGCGCGGATGAGCAGCGCCATCAGGCCGCCGAGGAGGAAGAACACGAAGGACGTGATCATGTACATGATCCCGATCTGCTTCGCGTCCGTCGTGCGCAGGATGCGCGCCAGCGCCGATCCCCGGACGGGTTTGTGCACCGGCCATGGCCGGGTGACGATCGGCTTCGGTGCGACGGTGGTCACGAGCAGCCTCCGGTCTTCGAGCTCACCACGTGGGCACGACGCACAGTTGATCTGCAGACGTACCTCTCGGGCAGAATAATCCTTCCTGATGCCCCTGTAGGCACGGGGTGACCAAACGCGCCGTCAGCGACGTGTGCTTGCTCTACGCTGGATCACGCAACGGCGCGTAGTAGTCGCGGAAGATGCGATCGCCGCGCTTGCGCAGCAACGGGTCTCGCGTGTCCGGCGCGACGTCGCCGGTGCGGTCCCGGTCGCGGGTGCGGTCGAGCACCCATCGGGTGCGCGGGCGGCGGCGCTTCTCGTACGCGGCGAGCGCGGCGGGCAGGTCACCGGCGTGCGCGCGCAGCACCTCGGCCAGCACTATCGCGTCCTCCAGCGCCATCGCGGCACCCTGCGAGAGCGTGGGCGAGGTGGAGTGCGCGGCGTCGCCGACGAGCAGCACGCGACCGCGTGACCAGCCGGCGACCTCGACCTCCTCGGGCGCGGCGAGTTGCACCTTCTCCAGCGCGTCGAGCACCGCGGGGACGGGTCCACCGTAGCCGCCGAAGACCTCGCGGACCCGGGCGAGCCCGTCGGACGGCAGCGCGGCGTCCTCCGGGACCGTCTCGTGCGCGTAGCAGTACAGCCGGCGGTCGCCCATCGGCATCACGACGAAGCTGGAGTGCGCGCCGAGCAGCCCGATCCACTCGGTGACCGCGGGACCGCCGTGCACGACGCTGCGGTAGACGAACTGGCCGGTGCGGCGGGCGGCGCCACCGAGCCCGGCCAGCGCGCGCACCGTGGAGCGGCGGCCGTCGGCCCCGATCACCAGGTCGTAGTCGGTGCGGCTGCCGTCCGCGAAGTCCACCTTGACCGGGCCGGCCTCGTCCAGCTCCAGCCCGGTGACCGCGGTGTTGTGACGAACGACTCCGCCGACCGCGGAGACGAGCACGCGTTGCAGGTCGGTGCGGGGCAGGGCGCGGCACTCGCCGACGCCGTCCCAGAGCTCGCCGAGGTCCAGTTCGCAGAGCGGGTCGCCGGCCGCGTCCCGGATGGACTGGCGGGTGATCACGGCGCCGAGCGGGCGCAGCGGCCCGGCGAGGCCGAGACCGCCGAGTGCGCGGGTGGCGTTGCCGGGGAGGAAGATGGCGGCGCCGGGGCCGGCCGAGGGTGGTTCCCGATCGACGACGTCGGGCCGGAGACCGGCCATACGCAGGGCCCGAGCGACGCCGAGACCGGCGATGCCGGCGCCGACGATCAGGATCCGCAGGGTGGTACCGGCCATGTGAGCGACGCCTCCGAGGGGTGGGCACGCGTTGAAGCCAAGAGATTACTCGCCGCGAACGGCACCATGGTAGAGGCGTGTGACCGGCATTGCCGACCGTCCCGCCGCCGGGTGACCACGCCCCGGCACGTTTGCGCAGCTCAGGGCGTGGCCATCACGCATGGAAGTTCTATCGCTGCACGCGCGCGCCCTTGCCGCCGACGAGCGCCTCCACCTCACGCAGCGATGCCATCGACGTGTCACCCGGCGTGGTCATGGCCAGCGCGCCGTGCGCGGCTCCATATTCGACCGCCCTCCCGATCGGAAAGCCGG
It encodes:
- a CDS encoding FAD-dependent monooxygenase, translated to MAGTTLRILIVGAGIAGLGVARALRMAGLRPDVVDREPPSAGPGAAIFLPGNATRALGGLGLAGPLRPLGAVITRQSIRDAAGDPLCELDLGELWDGVGECRALPRTDLQRVLVSAVGGVVRHNTAVTGLELDEAGPVKVDFADGSRTDYDLVIGADGRRSTVRALAGLGGAARRTGQFVYRSVVHGGPAVTEWIGLLGAHSSFVVMPMGDRRLYCYAHETVPEDAALPSDGLARVREVFGGYGGPVPAVLDALEKVQLAAPEEVEVAGWSRGRVLLVGDAAHSTSPTLSQGAAMALEDAIVLAEVLRAHAGDLPAALAAYEKRRRPRTRWVLDRTRDRDRTGDVAPDTRDPLLRKRGDRIFRDYYAPLRDPA